One window of the Lepisosteus oculatus isolate fLepOcu1 chromosome 24, fLepOcu1.hap2, whole genome shotgun sequence genome contains the following:
- the LOC102698577 gene encoding uncharacterized protein C9orf43 homolog isoform X3, with product MEDPGGLILDETHCFLALCQHPCCWEAERRVYRGFPRYTKARTAPTVSQEEGLPTLKVLNIPMWRGAEEALGLLPGSSSLINGSALLLSSLSPGHVKDSSAFTESVENIHFPGLNSPRTPGCQRLKDRTRSTAFPTAKDAKDIKLSRIQFDSAHCGSGYSCGTGSIMVWLPSPQHSLHSSTCHRAQSPHISIKEVTCSLPPLKTSTALKTKRKKRPDIKTVLPPPPNPVQLHPGEDVEADRPQVDGEGCSDQSEDPNPTSPPRENSAPFRNKPVVFHCVKERSLERERRLKKDHSLDPSGPQYKLDNNKQEGKRTVDWDCLRNQPYLWKKHAKAASQGTARTTAPEPIPLKVHPPQPWTDFGFYPTPRATARTLHCGPECALAVGPAQRHCPRCAAGSWHSGCSTKASLPAEEAARAESRGSRPLLPLSTAHQPQGPRQQAKDDKSSSSWIQENRGTIPPFNSMLFIQDPGQQHRLESEETAAASEADPGADVGAGGAGKEVDGGAEGGCGSSVHSEPIPLPPPPTPRCTQDFPDLTPTPGQPPENRRHSGKAGAR from the exons ATGGAGGACCCGGGCGGGCTGATTCTGGACGAGACGCATTGTTTCCTGGCGCTGTGTCAGCATCCCTGCTGCTGGGAAGCAGAGAGGCGAGTTTATAGAGGCTTCCCCAGGTACACCAAGGCGAGGACTGCACCCACGGTCTCACAAGAAG AAGGGCTGCCAACACTGAAAGTCCTGAACATACCAATGTGGAGAGGTGCCGAGGAAGCTCTAGGATTGCTCCCTGGGTCCTCCAGTCTGATAAACGGCTCAGCCCTGCTGCTCTCCAGCCTCTCTCCGGGCCATGTTAAGGACTCCAGTGCTTTCACTGAAAG CGTGGAAAACATTCATTTCCCCGGGCTGAACTCGCCCAGAACTCCTGGCTGCCAGAGACTGAAGGACAGGACTCGGAGCACAGCCTTCCCAACTGCCAAAGATGCCAAGGACATTAAG CTGAGCCGGATCCAGTTTGATTCAGCACATTGTGGTTCTGGGTACTCTTGTGGCACTGGCTCCATCATGGTGTGGCTGCCCAGTCCACAGCACAGCCTGCACAGCTCAACCTGCCATAG AGCACAGTCTCCACATATTTCCATCAAAGAAGTGACATGCAGCCTCCCTCCTCTGAAGACGAGCACAGCTCTTAAAACG AAAAGAAAGAAGCGACCAGATATAAAGACAGTCCTGCCACCCCCCCCCAACCCTGTGCAGCTGCACCCAGGTGAGGACGTGGAAGCAGACAGGCCCCAGGTGGACGGAGAGGGGTGCTCTGATCAGAGTGAGGACCCAAACCCCACCAGCCCACCGAGGGAAAACAGTGCCCCCTTCAGGAACAAGCCGGTAGTTTTCCACTGTGTCAAAGAGCGGAGtttggagagggagaggagactgAAGAAGGACCATTCACTGGACCCCTCCGGACCCCAGTACAAACTAGACAACAACAAG CAGGAGGGCAAGAGGACCGTTGACTGGGACTGCCTGAGGAACCAGCCTTACCTCTGGAAGAAACACGCCAAGGCCGCCAGTCAGGGCACAGCCAGGACCACTGCCCCAGAGCCAATCCCATTGAAGGTGCACCCACCCCAGCCCTGGACAGACTTTGGCTTTTACCCCACCCCTAGGGCAACTGCAAGGACACTGCACTGTGGCCCAGAGTGCGCTCTAGCAGTAG GCCCCGCGCAGCGCCACTGCCCGCGATGCGCTGCTGGGTCTTGGCATTCCGGGTGCAGCACAAAAGCGTCCTTGCCTGCCGAAGAAGCCGCCCGTGCAGAATCGAGGGGCAGCCGTCCCCTCCTCCCCCTGAGCACCGCGCACCAGCCACAGGGACCCCGGCAGCAG GCAAAGGACGAtaagagcagcagcagctggataCAGGAGAACAGGGGCACCATTCCTCCCTTCAACTCCATGCTCTTCATCCAGGACCCAGGGCAGCAGCACAGGCTGG AATCGGAGGAGACGGCAGCTGCCTCTGAAGCTGATCCTGGCGCGGATGTGGGGGCCGGAGGAGCAGGAAAGGAGGTTGACGGCGGCGCAGAGGGGGGCTGCGGATCGTCTGTACATTCAGAGCCTATCCCACTGCCACCTCCGCCCACCCCACGATGCACCCAGGACTTCCCAGACCTCACTCCCACTCCAGGCCAACCGCCCGAGAACAGACGGCACTCTGGGAAAGCTGGAG cacgATAA
- the LOC102698577 gene encoding uncharacterized protein C9orf43 homolog isoform X1 has product MEDPGGLILDETHCFLALCQHPCCWEAERRVYRGFPRYTKARTAPTVSQEEGLPTLKVLNIPMWRGAEEALGLLPGSSSLINGSALLLSSLSPGHVKDSSAFTESVENIHFPGLNSPRTPGCQRLKDRTRSTAFPTAKDAKDIKLSRIQFDSAHCGSGYSCGTGSIMVWLPSPQHSLHSSTCHRAQSPHISIKEVTCSLPPLKTSTALKTKRKKRPDIKTVLPPPPNPVQLHPGEDVEADRPQVDGEGCSDQSEDPNPTSPPRENSAPFRNKPVVFHCVKERSLERERRLKKDHSLDPSGPQYKLDNNKQEGKRTVDWDCLRNQPYLWKKHAKAASQGTARTTAPEPIPLKVHPPQPWTDFGFYPTPRATARTLHCGPECALAVGPAQRHCPRCAAGSWHSGCSTKASLPAEEAARAESRGSRPLLPLSTAHQPQGPRQQAKDDKSSSSWIQENRGTIPPFNSMLFIQDPGQQHRLESEETAAASEADPGADVGAGGAGKEVDGGAEGGCGSSVHSEPIPLPPPPTPRCTQDFPDLTPTPGQPPENRRHSGKAGGQS; this is encoded by the exons ATGGAGGACCCGGGCGGGCTGATTCTGGACGAGACGCATTGTTTCCTGGCGCTGTGTCAGCATCCCTGCTGCTGGGAAGCAGAGAGGCGAGTTTATAGAGGCTTCCCCAGGTACACCAAGGCGAGGACTGCACCCACGGTCTCACAAGAAG AAGGGCTGCCAACACTGAAAGTCCTGAACATACCAATGTGGAGAGGTGCCGAGGAAGCTCTAGGATTGCTCCCTGGGTCCTCCAGTCTGATAAACGGCTCAGCCCTGCTGCTCTCCAGCCTCTCTCCGGGCCATGTTAAGGACTCCAGTGCTTTCACTGAAAG CGTGGAAAACATTCATTTCCCCGGGCTGAACTCGCCCAGAACTCCTGGCTGCCAGAGACTGAAGGACAGGACTCGGAGCACAGCCTTCCCAACTGCCAAAGATGCCAAGGACATTAAG CTGAGCCGGATCCAGTTTGATTCAGCACATTGTGGTTCTGGGTACTCTTGTGGCACTGGCTCCATCATGGTGTGGCTGCCCAGTCCACAGCACAGCCTGCACAGCTCAACCTGCCATAG AGCACAGTCTCCACATATTTCCATCAAAGAAGTGACATGCAGCCTCCCTCCTCTGAAGACGAGCACAGCTCTTAAAACG AAAAGAAAGAAGCGACCAGATATAAAGACAGTCCTGCCACCCCCCCCCAACCCTGTGCAGCTGCACCCAGGTGAGGACGTGGAAGCAGACAGGCCCCAGGTGGACGGAGAGGGGTGCTCTGATCAGAGTGAGGACCCAAACCCCACCAGCCCACCGAGGGAAAACAGTGCCCCCTTCAGGAACAAGCCGGTAGTTTTCCACTGTGTCAAAGAGCGGAGtttggagagggagaggagactgAAGAAGGACCATTCACTGGACCCCTCCGGACCCCAGTACAAACTAGACAACAACAAG CAGGAGGGCAAGAGGACCGTTGACTGGGACTGCCTGAGGAACCAGCCTTACCTCTGGAAGAAACACGCCAAGGCCGCCAGTCAGGGCACAGCCAGGACCACTGCCCCAGAGCCAATCCCATTGAAGGTGCACCCACCCCAGCCCTGGACAGACTTTGGCTTTTACCCCACCCCTAGGGCAACTGCAAGGACACTGCACTGTGGCCCAGAGTGCGCTCTAGCAGTAG GCCCCGCGCAGCGCCACTGCCCGCGATGCGCTGCTGGGTCTTGGCATTCCGGGTGCAGCACAAAAGCGTCCTTGCCTGCCGAAGAAGCCGCCCGTGCAGAATCGAGGGGCAGCCGTCCCCTCCTCCCCCTGAGCACCGCGCACCAGCCACAGGGACCCCGGCAGCAG GCAAAGGACGAtaagagcagcagcagctggataCAGGAGAACAGGGGCACCATTCCTCCCTTCAACTCCATGCTCTTCATCCAGGACCCAGGGCAGCAGCACAGGCTGG AATCGGAGGAGACGGCAGCTGCCTCTGAAGCTGATCCTGGCGCGGATGTGGGGGCCGGAGGAGCAGGAAAGGAGGTTGACGGCGGCGCAGAGGGGGGCTGCGGATCGTCTGTACATTCAGAGCCTATCCCACTGCCACCTCCGCCCACCCCACGATGCACCCAGGACTTCCCAGACCTCACTCCCACTCCAGGCCAACCGCCCGAGAACAGACGGCACTCTGGGAAAGCTGGAGGTCAGAGTTGA
- the LOC102698577 gene encoding uncharacterized protein isoform X2, translated as MEDPGGLILDETHCFLALCQHPCCWEAERRVYRGFPRYTKARTAPTVSQEEGLPTLKVLNIPMWRGAEEALGLLPGSSSLINGSALLLSSLSPGHVKDSSAFTESVENIHFPGLNSPRTPGCQRLKDRTRSTAFPTAKDAKDIKLSRIQFDSAHCGSGYSCGTGSIMVWLPSPQHSLHSSTCHRAQSPHISIKEVTCSLPPLKTSTALKTKRKKRPDIKTVLPPPPNPVQLHPGEDVEADRPQVDGEGCSDQSEDPNPTSPPRENSAPFRNKPVVFHCVKERSLERERRLKKDHSLDPSGPQYKLDNNKEGKRTVDWDCLRNQPYLWKKHAKAASQGTARTTAPEPIPLKVHPPQPWTDFGFYPTPRATARTLHCGPECALAVGPAQRHCPRCAAGSWHSGCSTKASLPAEEAARAESRGSRPLLPLSTAHQPQGPRQQAKDDKSSSSWIQENRGTIPPFNSMLFIQDPGQQHRLESEETAAASEADPGADVGAGGAGKEVDGGAEGGCGSSVHSEPIPLPPPPTPRCTQDFPDLTPTPGQPPENRRHSGKAGGQS; from the exons ATGGAGGACCCGGGCGGGCTGATTCTGGACGAGACGCATTGTTTCCTGGCGCTGTGTCAGCATCCCTGCTGCTGGGAAGCAGAGAGGCGAGTTTATAGAGGCTTCCCCAGGTACACCAAGGCGAGGACTGCACCCACGGTCTCACAAGAAG AAGGGCTGCCAACACTGAAAGTCCTGAACATACCAATGTGGAGAGGTGCCGAGGAAGCTCTAGGATTGCTCCCTGGGTCCTCCAGTCTGATAAACGGCTCAGCCCTGCTGCTCTCCAGCCTCTCTCCGGGCCATGTTAAGGACTCCAGTGCTTTCACTGAAAG CGTGGAAAACATTCATTTCCCCGGGCTGAACTCGCCCAGAACTCCTGGCTGCCAGAGACTGAAGGACAGGACTCGGAGCACAGCCTTCCCAACTGCCAAAGATGCCAAGGACATTAAG CTGAGCCGGATCCAGTTTGATTCAGCACATTGTGGTTCTGGGTACTCTTGTGGCACTGGCTCCATCATGGTGTGGCTGCCCAGTCCACAGCACAGCCTGCACAGCTCAACCTGCCATAG AGCACAGTCTCCACATATTTCCATCAAAGAAGTGACATGCAGCCTCCCTCCTCTGAAGACGAGCACAGCTCTTAAAACG AAAAGAAAGAAGCGACCAGATATAAAGACAGTCCTGCCACCCCCCCCCAACCCTGTGCAGCTGCACCCAGGTGAGGACGTGGAAGCAGACAGGCCCCAGGTGGACGGAGAGGGGTGCTCTGATCAGAGTGAGGACCCAAACCCCACCAGCCCACCGAGGGAAAACAGTGCCCCCTTCAGGAACAAGCCGGTAGTTTTCCACTGTGTCAAAGAGCGGAGtttggagagggagaggagactgAAGAAGGACCATTCACTGGACCCCTCCGGACCCCAGTACAAACTAGACAACAACAAG GAGGGCAAGAGGACCGTTGACTGGGACTGCCTGAGGAACCAGCCTTACCTCTGGAAGAAACACGCCAAGGCCGCCAGTCAGGGCACAGCCAGGACCACTGCCCCAGAGCCAATCCCATTGAAGGTGCACCCACCCCAGCCCTGGACAGACTTTGGCTTTTACCCCACCCCTAGGGCAACTGCAAGGACACTGCACTGTGGCCCAGAGTGCGCTCTAGCAGTAG GCCCCGCGCAGCGCCACTGCCCGCGATGCGCTGCTGGGTCTTGGCATTCCGGGTGCAGCACAAAAGCGTCCTTGCCTGCCGAAGAAGCCGCCCGTGCAGAATCGAGGGGCAGCCGTCCCCTCCTCCCCCTGAGCACCGCGCACCAGCCACAGGGACCCCGGCAGCAG GCAAAGGACGAtaagagcagcagcagctggataCAGGAGAACAGGGGCACCATTCCTCCCTTCAACTCCATGCTCTTCATCCAGGACCCAGGGCAGCAGCACAGGCTGG AATCGGAGGAGACGGCAGCTGCCTCTGAAGCTGATCCTGGCGCGGATGTGGGGGCCGGAGGAGCAGGAAAGGAGGTTGACGGCGGCGCAGAGGGGGGCTGCGGATCGTCTGTACATTCAGAGCCTATCCCACTGCCACCTCCGCCCACCCCACGATGCACCCAGGACTTCCCAGACCTCACTCCCACTCCAGGCCAACCGCCCGAGAACAGACGGCACTCTGGGAAAGCTGGAGGTCAGAGTTGA
- the pole3 gene encoding DNA polymerase epsilon subunit 3 produces the protein MAERPEDLNLPNAVITRIIKEALPDGVNISKEARRAISQAASVFVLYATSCANNFAMKAKRKTLNAGDVLAAMEEMEFERFLQPLKESLEAYKKGQRGKKEASEQKRKDKEKRNDGEDPDKSREEENEEEEEERMEEEQEGEEEEVEN, from the exons ATGGCTGAGCGGCCAGAGGACCTGAATTTGCCCAACGCTGTGATAACGCGTATTATCAAGGAAGCG cTCCCCGATGGAGTGAACATATCCAAAGAGGCCAGGAGAGCCATCTCGCAGGCTGCCAGTGTCTTTGTCCTGTATGCCACATCATG TGCAAACAACTTTGCCATGAAAGCCAAGAGGAAGACTCTGAACGCGGGCGACGTGCTGGCGGCCATGGAGGAGATGGAGTTTGAGCGCTTCCTCCAGCCACTGAAGGAGTCGTTGGAAG CGTACAAGAAGGGCCAGCGGGGGAAGAAGGAGGCCTCGGAGCAGAAGCGCAAAGACAAGGAGAAGAGGAACGATGGCGAGGACCCCGACAAGAGCCGGGAGGAGGAGAacgaagaggaagaggaggagcgcatggaggaggagcaggagggagaggaggaggaggtggaaaACTAA